The Lepisosteus oculatus isolate fLepOcu1 chromosome 4, fLepOcu1.hap2, whole genome shotgun sequence genome window below encodes:
- the emc3 gene encoding ER membrane protein complex subunit 3: MAEPELLLDSNIRLWVVLPIVFITFFVGVIRHYVSILLQSDKKLTLEQVSDSQVLIRSRILRENGKYIPKQSFLMRKFFFNNQEDGFFKKTKRKVVPPSPMTDPSMLTDMMKGNVTNVLPMILIGGWINWTFSGFVTTKVPFPLTLRFKPMLQQGIELLSLDASWVSSASWYFLNVFGLRSMYSLILGQDNGADQSRIMQEQMSGAAMAMPADTNKAFKAEWEALELTDHQWALESVEEELMSKDLDLDGMFSSELPTGIF, from the exons ATGGCAGAGCCTGAGCTGCTCCTGGATTCCAACATCCGCCTGTGGGTGGTGCTGCCCATCGTCTTCATCACCTTTTTCGTGGGTGTGATCCGCCACTATGTGTCCATCCTCCTGCAGAGTGACAAAAAGCTCACACTGGAGCAAGTCTCCGACAG TCAGGTATTGATAAGAAGTCGAATTCTaagagaaaatggaaaatacatcccaaaacag tcCTTTTTAATGAGAAAGTTTTTCTTCAATAACCAAGAagatggattttttaaaaagactaaaAGAAAGGTTGTTCCACCTTCTCCTATGACAG ATCCCAGTATGTTAACAGACATGATGAAGGGCAATGTGACCAATGTGCTTCCTATGATCCTCATTGGAGGCTGGATCAACTGGACCTTTTCCGGGTTTGTCACCA CTAAGGTGCCATTTCCTCTCACTCTCCGGTTCAAACCGATGCTCCAGCAGGGGATTGAGCTCCTTTCTCTCGACGCCTCCTG GGTGAGCTCAGCATCGTGGTATTTCCTGAACGTGTTCGGCCTGCGCAGCATGTACTCCCTTATCTTGGGACAAGACAATG GTGCCGATCAGTCCAGAATTATGCAAGAACAGATGAGTGGAGCTGCCATGGCCATGCCTGCAGACACCAACAAGGCGTTTAAG GCTGAGTGGGAAGCCCTGGAGCTGACTGACCACCAGTGGGCTCtggagagtgtggaggaggagctgaTGAGCAAAGACCTGGATCTGGATGGAATGTTCAGCAGCGAATTGCCCACTGGCATCTTCTGA